From one Streptomyces mobaraensis genomic stretch:
- a CDS encoding cupin domain-containing protein gives MARSDADDLSIIRWANAQIGDLATSLHIPHGERPVHMHGADATGRGLVSNGAIGADVIRLPAGAGFPPHTHPGHHVLVVLGGLGTITYNGRVHPTEAGQIYLVEGAVSHAVGAISDHVLLAVGAPHMPVESERRMEVVVYEEVLSEIGNLHCLICDLKSQLPAYLHDVGCAHCPCHDCAVPDPTRR, from the coding sequence ATGGCGCGTTCCGATGCCGACGACCTGTCCATCATCCGGTGGGCCAACGCGCAGATCGGCGACCTGGCCACCTCGCTGCACATCCCGCACGGCGAGCGGCCGGTGCACATGCACGGCGCGGACGCCACCGGGCGCGGCCTGGTGAGCAACGGCGCGATCGGGGCGGACGTCATCCGGCTGCCGGCCGGGGCCGGCTTCCCGCCGCACACCCACCCCGGCCACCACGTCCTGGTGGTCCTGGGCGGTCTCGGCACCATCACCTACAACGGACGCGTCCACCCCACCGAGGCGGGCCAGATCTACCTGGTCGAGGGGGCCGTGTCGCACGCCGTCGGCGCGATCTCGGACCATGTGCTGCTGGCCGTCGGCGCCCCGCACATGCCGGTGGAGTCCGAGCGGCGGATGGAGGTCGTGGTCTACGAGGAGGTGCTGAGCGAGATCGGCAACCTGCACTGCCTCATCTGCGACCTGAAGTCCCAGCTGCCCGCGTACCTGCACGACGTGGGGTGCGCGCACTGCCCCTGCCACGACTGCGCGGTCCCGGACCCGACCCGGCGCTGA
- a CDS encoding M48 family metalloprotease: MGVSLRAFRALVLLFGFYLFCLAVLCVLVGTGVFVYWSLGAHPATLKLIALPLLLTVPLVRGMLHLRTPGDDGEDGLPVTEAEQPRLWAAVREVAATAGTRAPDEILLIGGVNAAVSENSRFLGLVPGRRRLYLGIPLMTGLTESQLRAVLGHEFGHYCNADTRISAITLRGRHALARTVTAFRRQSEKRVEKELTKQRAAAEKRALKGRKPKKTGVNGAGRSYRLMARLFVGYAKFYLRATRGAGRRQELAADRVAVRVAGRDAAASALRRTAALAALHDFYLDGYATLGLPAGLLPPEGQFYGGLGHLLAAPGRYAEFERLARELPEGEPSPYDAHPPMAERVALIEALPDDGRATGGPERWSLELLDAPERLLVRLEEATLAPEVLRLRRASWPELVHFGIRAHRAAEAERLRAATAAYTGGDGSLRALLDAADGGLLWHVAARLAGEDGGAGARAELLRGLHALVVLELVDAGWAGWELSWSDAARLRLPEGYGELVPAAVEAVAAEVPDTRPLRSLLPAA, from the coding sequence ATGGGCGTTTCTCTTCGCGCGTTCCGCGCGCTCGTTCTCCTTTTCGGTTTCTATCTGTTCTGCCTCGCGGTGCTCTGTGTCCTGGTCGGCACCGGGGTGTTCGTGTACTGGTCGCTCGGCGCGCACCCCGCGACGCTGAAGCTCATCGCCCTCCCCCTGCTGCTGACCGTCCCGCTGGTCCGGGGCATGCTGCACCTCCGCACGCCGGGGGACGACGGCGAGGACGGCCTGCCCGTCACCGAGGCGGAGCAGCCCCGGCTGTGGGCGGCCGTCCGCGAGGTGGCCGCCACGGCCGGGACCCGGGCGCCCGACGAGATCCTCCTCATCGGCGGGGTGAACGCGGCGGTCTCCGAGAACTCCCGCTTCCTGGGCCTCGTTCCGGGCCGCCGCCGGCTCTATCTCGGGATACCGCTGATGACCGGGCTGACGGAGAGTCAGCTGCGTGCCGTACTCGGCCATGAATTCGGTCACTACTGCAATGCCGACACCCGGATCTCCGCCATCACCCTGCGCGGCCGGCACGCGCTCGCCCGGACGGTGACGGCCTTCCGGCGGCAATCCGAGAAACGGGTGGAGAAGGAGCTCACGAAACAGCGGGCGGCGGCCGAGAAGCGGGCCCTCAAGGGCCGGAAGCCCAAGAAGACCGGCGTCAACGGCGCCGGGCGAAGCTACCGCCTGATGGCGCGCCTCTTCGTCGGCTACGCCAAGTTCTATCTGCGGGCCACCCGCGGCGCCGGCCGCCGGCAGGAACTCGCCGCCGACCGGGTGGCGGTGCGCGTCGCGGGCCGGGACGCCGCCGCGTCCGCGCTGCGGCGCACCGCCGCCCTCGCCGCCCTGCACGACTTCTACCTCGACGGCTACGCCACACTGGGCCTCCCGGCCGGACTGCTGCCGCCCGAGGGGCAGTTCTACGGCGGCCTCGGGCACCTGCTCGCGGCGCCGGGCCGGTACGCGGAGTTCGAGCGGCTGGCCCGCGAGCTGCCCGAGGGCGAGCCGTCGCCCTACGACGCACACCCGCCGATGGCCGAACGCGTCGCGCTGATCGAGGCGTTGCCCGACGACGGCCGCGCCACGGGCGGGCCCGAGCGGTGGTCCCTGGAGCTCCTCGACGCCCCGGAGCGGCTGCTGGTCCGGCTGGAGGAGGCGACGCTGGCGCCCGAGGTGCTGCGGCTGCGCCGCGCCTCGTGGCCGGAGCTCGTGCACTTCGGGATCCGCGCCCACCGGGCGGCCGAGGCGGAACGGCTGCGCGCCGCCACCGCCGCGTACACCGGCGGCGACGGTTCGCTGCGCGCCCTGCTCGACGCGGCCGACGGCGGCCTCCTGTGGCACGTCGCCGCCCGGCTGGCCGGCGAGGACGGCGGGGCCGGCGCGCGGGCCGAACTGCTGCGCGGCCTGCACGCGCTCGTGGTGCTGGAGCTCGTCGACGCGGGCTGGGCCGGCTGGGAGCTGTCCTGGTCGGACGCGGCCCGGCTGCGCCTGCCCGAGGGCTACGGGGAGCTGGTGCCGGCCGCGGTGGAGGCGGTGGCCGCCGAGGTCCCGGACACCCGGCCGCTGCGTTCGCTGCTGCCCGCGGCCTAA
- a CDS encoding SpoIIE family protein phosphatase: protein MGTTDGFRTGPGRTRPAWDEAGGLLDVLSVAAVVLDREGRIILWSPQAQDLFGWTPAEALGQYAARLLVAEEDLAVVLDLFDRVMGEGESWAGVFPVRHKDGGPRLVELRNVRLEGPHGSMYALGIATDREVLRDLERDLALSLRLVAQSPIGLAVLDTELRYVMVNPALERIHGFPAEHHLGRRIGEVLPFVDVEGSEATMRRVLATGEPELDRFVAGGIGGGEDDRARLVSYYRLEDAGGHILGVAASVVDVTDRYRADLAAAEARRRLALIADASVLIGTTLDLDQTAHELAGVVVPALADVAAVDVLDAALEGNRAPAGRATAIRALAVASAGTAGAVDAARAADPTGELAHYPADRLVAECVATGRPVHLPRVGTRDLPRIARDGKAAAVLARAGLHSYIAVPLIARGEVLGALDLKRTDNPVPFTDDDVVLAGELAARAAVCIDNARWYQRERAAVLSLQRTLLPQRPPSPPGLEVAYRYQPAGTAGQVGGDWFDVVPQDGGKSALVVGDVMGSGITAAAAMGQLRTAARTLSGLGLDPAQVLRHLDRAATGLDQQIATCVYAVYDPEGGRCCVANAGHLPPVLLRDGGPPVLLDLPTGAPLGVGGVPFESVAVDLAPGDRLVLYTDGLVETRDEALDVRLAELVRVLDAPRTGLEETCDLLLSVFRQGSDDDVALLIAEAGG from the coding sequence ATGGGCACCACCGACGGATTCCGGACCGGCCCCGGCCGGACCCGGCCCGCCTGGGACGAGGCGGGCGGCCTCCTCGACGTGCTCAGCGTGGCCGCCGTGGTCCTCGACCGCGAGGGCCGGATCATCCTGTGGAGCCCGCAGGCCCAGGACCTCTTCGGCTGGACCCCGGCCGAGGCGCTCGGCCAGTACGCCGCCCGGCTGCTGGTCGCCGAGGAGGACCTCGCCGTCGTCCTCGACCTGTTCGACCGGGTGATGGGCGAGGGCGAGAGCTGGGCCGGCGTCTTCCCTGTCCGGCACAAGGACGGCGGCCCCCGCCTGGTCGAGCTGCGCAACGTCCGGCTGGAGGGCCCGCACGGCAGCATGTACGCCCTCGGCATCGCCACCGACCGGGAGGTCCTGCGCGACCTGGAACGCGACCTGGCGCTCTCGCTGCGCCTGGTGGCCCAGTCCCCGATCGGCCTCGCCGTCCTCGACACCGAGCTGCGCTACGTGATGGTCAACCCCGCCCTGGAGCGCATCCACGGCTTCCCCGCCGAGCACCACCTCGGGCGCCGGATCGGCGAGGTGCTGCCGTTCGTCGACGTCGAGGGGAGCGAGGCCACCATGCGCCGGGTGCTCGCCACCGGCGAGCCGGAGCTGGACCGGTTCGTGGCGGGCGGCATCGGCGGGGGCGAGGACGACCGGGCCCGGCTGGTCTCCTACTACCGGCTGGAGGACGCGGGCGGGCACATCCTCGGCGTCGCCGCGTCCGTCGTGGACGTCACCGACCGCTACCGTGCCGACCTGGCCGCCGCGGAGGCCCGGCGCCGGCTCGCCCTGATCGCCGACGCCTCGGTGCTCATCGGCACCACCCTCGACCTCGACCAGACCGCCCACGAGCTGGCCGGGGTCGTCGTCCCGGCGCTGGCCGACGTCGCCGCCGTGGACGTGCTGGACGCCGCCCTGGAGGGCAACCGCGCGCCTGCGGGCCGGGCGACCGCGATCCGGGCGCTGGCGGTCGCCTCGGCCGGCACCGCGGGCGCCGTCGACGCGGCCCGGGCCGCCGACCCGACCGGTGAGCTCGCCCACTACCCGGCCGACCGGCTGGTCGCCGAGTGCGTGGCCACCGGCCGCCCGGTCCACCTGCCCCGCGTCGGCACCCGCGACCTGCCGCGCATCGCCCGCGACGGGAAGGCCGCGGCCGTCCTGGCCCGGGCCGGGCTGCACTCGTACATCGCCGTGCCGCTGATCGCCCGCGGCGAGGTGCTCGGCGCGCTGGACCTCAAGCGCACCGACAACCCCGTCCCGTTCACCGACGACGACGTGGTGCTGGCGGGCGAACTGGCCGCCCGCGCCGCCGTCTGCATCGACAACGCCCGCTGGTACCAGCGGGAGCGCGCCGCCGTGCTCAGCCTCCAGCGCACCCTGCTGCCCCAGCGCCCGCCCAGCCCGCCGGGTCTGGAGGTCGCGTACCGCTACCAGCCGGCCGGCACGGCCGGTCAGGTGGGCGGCGACTGGTTCGACGTCGTCCCGCAGGACGGCGGCAAGAGCGCCCTGGTCGTCGGCGACGTCATGGGCAGCGGCATCACCGCGGCCGCCGCCATGGGCCAGCTCCGCACCGCCGCCCGGACCCTCTCCGGCCTCGGCCTCGACCCGGCCCAGGTGCTCCGCCACCTCGACCGCGCCGCCACCGGTCTGGACCAGCAGATCGCCACCTGCGTCTACGCCGTGTACGACCCCGAGGGCGGCCGGTGCTGCGTGGCCAACGCCGGGCACCTCCCGCCCGTCCTGCTGCGCGACGGCGGCCCGCCCGTCCTGCTCGACCTGCCCACCGGCGCCCCGCTGGGCGTGGGCGGGGTCCCCTTCGAGAGCGTGGCCGTGGACCTCGCCCCGGGCGACCGGCTCGTCCTGTACACGGACGGCCTGGTGGAGACCCGCGACGAGGCCCTGGACGTCCGCCTCGCCGAGCTCGTCCGCGTCCTCGACGCGCCCAGGACCGGCCTGGAGGAGACCTGCGACCTGCTGCTCTCGGTGTTCCGCCAGGGGAGCGACGACGATGTGGCGCTGCTGATCGCGGAGGCCGGAGGCTGA
- a CDS encoding DUF3050 domain-containing protein, whose protein sequence is MATSRYHTQVTHPGLTALRAEIEPARKGVLAHPMYHSVTTPEAARIFMEHHVFAVWDFMSLLTSLQRQLTCVEVPWVPSGPVASRRLINEITLVEESDAYGDGFISHFELYRAAMDDVGADTGPVDAFVRELRSGTPVSEALRTARVPEPSARFVEGTWTVLETAPVHCQAAVFAFGREDLIPEMFEQVVRIEDADGRLARFRDYLERHIEVDADEHTPMAMHMLVDVCGDETEKWKRCADAVRSALHARADLWTAITDAIVTGCPPSSSGA, encoded by the coding sequence ATGGCCACCTCGCGTTACCACACCCAGGTCACCCACCCGGGACTGACCGCGCTCAGAGCGGAGATCGAACCCGCCCGCAAGGGCGTCCTCGCCCACCCGATGTACCACAGCGTCACCACCCCGGAGGCGGCGCGGATCTTCATGGAGCACCACGTGTTCGCCGTCTGGGACTTCATGTCCCTCCTCACCAGCCTGCAACGGCAGTTGACCTGTGTGGAGGTGCCCTGGGTGCCGAGCGGCCCGGTGGCCAGCCGCCGGCTCATCAACGAGATCACGCTCGTGGAGGAGAGCGACGCGTACGGCGACGGCTTCATCAGCCACTTCGAGCTCTACCGGGCCGCGATGGACGACGTGGGCGCGGACACCGGCCCCGTCGACGCGTTCGTCCGGGAACTGCGCTCCGGCACGCCGGTGTCCGAGGCGCTGCGCACGGCGCGGGTGCCCGAGCCGTCGGCCCGGTTCGTCGAGGGCACCTGGACGGTGCTGGAGACGGCACCTGTGCACTGCCAGGCGGCGGTGTTCGCGTTCGGGCGCGAGGACCTGATCCCGGAGATGTTCGAGCAGGTCGTGCGCATCGAGGACGCGGACGGGCGGCTGGCCCGGTTCCGGGACTACCTGGAGCGGCACATCGAGGTCGACGCGGACGAGCACACGCCCATGGCGATGCACATGCTGGTCGACGTGTGCGGGGACGAGACCGAGAAGTGGAAGCGCTGCGCGGACGCGGTCCGCTCGGCGCTGCACGCACGGGCCGATTTGTGGACGGCGATCACCGACGCGATCGTGACGGGGTGTCCTCCCAGCTCGTCCGGCGCTTGA
- a CDS encoding ATP-grasp domain-containing protein — protein MADVTLLVMGNTGMPAWGQDQIRRLSEQARRRGVTLVGADTPENLRSATARDLAHVDEVVALDVHHPEACRAWAATRPPVDAVLTVRELSVLPTAVIAQELGLAGNDPDAVRCVRTKDLCRQRLREAGFPQPRTAVCSGVAEAERFLAETGPGPWVVKPRDGLASIGVSLIDGPGQLPEAVRKFRLPSEAMSPLPASPYFLVETFVAGDEYSAEGIVLGGEPQVLALTRKAVTDGFISTSQQQPAGLAPATDRLARDTVARGLKAVGITRGVFHIELWVTATGIVLGEFHCRGGGDFIHALVEHTRPGLELYGTLVDDLLGRTPPPLPAPGRAARVDFLFAPPGRLRAVRGWDELAAHPAVLAADLRVRPGDVIPPEKDSFTRSGVFVTGADSPAERDEIATRLAGRVVFDTEADEGALALATDG, from the coding sequence ATGGCAGATGTGACGCTCCTCGTCATGGGAAACACCGGAATGCCGGCCTGGGGCCAGGACCAGATCCGGCGGCTGAGCGAACAGGCCCGGCGGCGCGGCGTCACCCTGGTGGGCGCCGACACCCCCGAGAACCTGCGGTCCGCCACCGCCCGGGACCTCGCCCACGTCGACGAGGTGGTCGCCCTCGACGTCCACCACCCCGAGGCCTGCCGGGCCTGGGCCGCCACCCGCCCGCCCGTCGACGCCGTCCTCACCGTCCGCGAACTGTCGGTGCTGCCGACCGCCGTCATCGCCCAGGAGCTCGGCCTCGCGGGCAACGACCCCGACGCGGTGCGGTGCGTCCGCACCAAGGACCTGTGCCGGCAGCGGCTCCGCGAGGCGGGCTTCCCGCAGCCCCGCACCGCCGTCTGCTCCGGCGTCGCCGAGGCGGAGCGCTTCCTGGCGGAGACCGGCCCCGGCCCCTGGGTCGTCAAACCGCGCGACGGCCTCGCCAGCATCGGCGTCTCGCTCATCGACGGACCTGGGCAACTGCCGGAGGCCGTACGGAAGTTCCGCCTCCCGTCGGAAGCCATGAGCCCGCTGCCGGCCTCCCCCTACTTCCTCGTCGAGACCTTCGTCGCCGGCGACGAGTACTCGGCCGAGGGCATCGTCCTCGGCGGCGAACCACAGGTGCTCGCCCTGACCCGGAAGGCCGTCACCGACGGCTTCATCTCCACCAGCCAGCAGCAGCCCGCCGGCCTCGCCCCGGCGACGGACCGCCTCGCCCGCGACACGGTGGCCCGCGGCCTCAAGGCCGTCGGCATCACCCGCGGCGTCTTCCACATCGAACTCTGGGTGACCGCCACCGGCATCGTCCTCGGCGAGTTCCACTGCCGCGGCGGCGGCGACTTCATCCACGCCCTCGTCGAGCACACCCGCCCCGGCCTGGAGCTCTACGGCACCCTCGTCGACGACCTGCTCGGCCGGACGCCCCCGCCGCTCCCCGCGCCGGGCCGGGCCGCCCGCGTCGACTTCCTCTTCGCCCCGCCCGGCCGGCTCCGCGCCGTACGCGGCTGGGACGAACTCGCCGCGCACCCCGCCGTCCTCGCCGCCGACCTCCGGGTCCGGCCCGGCGACGTCATCCCCCCGGAGAAGGACTCCTTCACCCGCTCCGGCGTCTTCGTCACCGGCGCCGACTCGCCCGCGGAACGGGACGAGATCGCGACGCGGCTGGCCGGGCGGGTCGTCTTCGACACGGAGGCGGACGAGGGGGCGCTGGCGCTGGCGACGGACGGGTGA
- a CDS encoding D-2-hydroxyacid dehydrogenase family protein: protein MTLRCTVLDDYQGVALSTADWSALGDAVDVRVLREHIAGHDRLAEELADSEVVVIMRERTPFPAELFARLPKLRLLITSGMRNASVDLDAAARHGVTVCGTDSNPEPPVELTWALLLGLARGLVRENTALRDGGPWQSTVGADLHGRRLGLLGLGKTGSKMARIGRAFGMEVAAWSPNLTDERAAAADAVRVTREELFSDSDFVSVHLVLGERTRGLVGETELGLMRPTAYLVNTSRAAIVDQDALARALRAGRIAGAGVDVFDEEPLPADHPFRTLPRLLATPHLGYVTQRNYTAYFTQAVEDITAFLAGEPVRRLA from the coding sequence ATGACGCTCCGCTGCACCGTGCTCGACGACTACCAGGGCGTCGCCCTCTCCACGGCCGACTGGTCGGCCCTCGGCGACGCCGTCGACGTACGGGTCCTGCGCGAGCACATCGCGGGGCACGACCGGCTCGCCGAGGAGCTGGCCGACAGCGAGGTCGTCGTCATCATGCGGGAACGCACCCCGTTCCCCGCCGAGTTGTTCGCCCGGCTGCCGAAGCTGCGGCTGCTGATCACCTCCGGCATGCGGAACGCGTCCGTCGACCTCGACGCGGCGGCCCGGCACGGCGTCACCGTCTGCGGGACGGACAGCAACCCCGAGCCGCCCGTCGAGCTGACCTGGGCCCTGCTCCTGGGGCTGGCCCGCGGCCTGGTCCGGGAGAACACGGCGCTGCGCGACGGCGGCCCCTGGCAGAGCACCGTCGGCGCGGACCTGCACGGCCGGCGGCTGGGGCTGCTGGGGCTGGGCAAGACCGGCAGCAAGATGGCGCGGATCGGGCGGGCGTTCGGGATGGAGGTGGCGGCCTGGAGCCCGAACCTCACCGACGAGCGGGCCGCCGCCGCGGACGCCGTCCGGGTCACCAGGGAAGAGCTCTTCTCGGACAGCGACTTCGTCTCCGTCCACCTGGTGCTGGGCGAGCGGACCCGCGGGCTGGTCGGCGAGACGGAGCTCGGGCTGATGCGGCCGACGGCCTACCTCGTCAACACCTCGCGGGCGGCCATCGTGGACCAGGACGCGCTGGCCCGCGCCCTGCGCGCCGGCCGGATCGCCGGGGCGGGGGTCGACGTCTTCGACGAGGAGCCGCTCCCCGCCGACCACCCCTTCCGCACTCTCCCCCGGCTGCTGGCCACCCCGCACCTGGGCTATGTCACCCAGCGCAACTACACGGCGTACTTCACCCAGGCCGTGGAGGACATCACCGCCTTCCTGGCGGGCGAGCCGGTCCGCCGCCTGGCCTGA
- a CDS encoding Rieske (2Fe-2S) protein, producing MRAERVRGEAAADRDAAAPAAAEAVVEALPDGKGCVVRLGDRTVRVPARCPHRGAPLAAALVTGTFLECPWHGATFDLRTGHRVRGPHCADLAVRPVPADGTANEEEGST from the coding sequence GTGAGGGCGGAACGGGTGCGGGGCGAGGCGGCGGCGGACCGGGACGCGGCGGCCCCGGCGGCGGCCGAGGCGGTGGTCGAGGCGCTGCCGGACGGCAAGGGGTGCGTGGTGCGGCTGGGCGACCGGACGGTCCGGGTCCCGGCGCGCTGCCCGCACCGCGGCGCGCCGCTCGCGGCCGCGCTGGTGACCGGCACGTTCCTGGAGTGCCCCTGGCACGGGGCCACCTTCGACCTGCGCACCGGCCACCGGGTGCGCGGTCCGCACTGCGCCGACCTGGCCGTCCGGCCCGTACCGGCGGACGGCACGGCGAACGAGGAGGAGGGAAGCACGTGA
- a CDS encoding DUF4360 domain-containing protein yields MPAGLVTAGAIATLLASAFGTQQPSVITNPPPDKIVIEIATVNGSGCPAGTAAIAVSPDNTAFTVTYSDYLAQVGVGSKPTDFRKNCQLNLIVHVPQGFTYAIASADYRGYAKLEPGATGTEKASYYFQGSSQTTPSSHTFRGAYGDNWQATDSVPVGSLVWAPCGERRNFNINTELRVNAGTSDPSKTNSFMTMDSTDGSINTIYHLAWKECPSR; encoded by the coding sequence ATGCCCGCAGGTCTGGTCACCGCCGGCGCGATCGCCACGCTGCTCGCCTCGGCGTTCGGCACCCAGCAGCCCTCGGTCATCACCAACCCACCGCCGGACAAGATCGTCATCGAGATCGCGACGGTCAACGGCTCCGGCTGTCCGGCCGGAACGGCCGCCATCGCGGTGTCTCCCGACAACACCGCCTTCACCGTCACCTACAGCGACTACCTGGCCCAGGTCGGCGTGGGCTCCAAGCCGACCGACTTCCGCAAGAACTGCCAGCTCAACCTGATCGTGCACGTACCGCAGGGCTTCACCTACGCCATCGCCAGCGCCGACTACCGCGGCTACGCCAAGCTGGAGCCCGGGGCGACCGGCACCGAGAAGGCGTCGTACTACTTCCAGGGCTCCTCGCAGACGACACCCAGCTCCCACACCTTCAGAGGCGCGTACGGCGACAACTGGCAGGCCACCGACTCCGTCCCGGTGGGCTCCCTGGTGTGGGCGCCCTGCGGCGAGCGGCGCAACTTCAACATCAACACGGAACTCCGCGTCAACGCCGGCACGTCCGACCCCTCCAAGACCAACAGCTTCATGACCATGGACTCGACGGACGGCAGCATCAACACGATCTACCACCTGGCGTGGAAGGAGTGCCCGAGCAGGTAG
- a CDS encoding aldehyde dehydrogenase family protein, with the protein MLTDPRTGRPRPHPAASGGPGTAESADTAVAAARHALPGWSGLTARERGRRLLRFATRMEDAAGEYAAAEQAGTGKPFADAAAEIAQCADLIRFYAGAARTDLAPAGGHRLPARESWVRWEPLGMVAAVVPWNYPLLMAVWRFAPALAAGNTVVVKPAETTPDSALLAARHAHEELGPGVLTALPGGRETGRRLVGNEGVDAIAFTGSRAGGLDVAARAGVRRVSLELGGNCPVLVLPDAPAYTWERLADACVYNAGQSCAAPARVLTPRSSYERTVAGLAGALAARRAGPDFGPLNNPEQLKRFDGLLTASRAGVRHVGPVAPTEDERDGYWRPATLLAGLPDDDPAVCEEVFGPVLTVQAVPDEEALVRTANGMPHALAASVWGASVPVVLRLAAALDAGEVWVNCHLEQTAELPHGGRRQSGQGTDLSVLALAEYQRPKTVTVALE; encoded by the coding sequence GTGCTCACCGACCCCCGCACCGGCCGCCCCCGCCCGCACCCGGCCGCGTCCGGCGGCCCGGGCACGGCGGAGTCCGCCGACACCGCCGTGGCCGCCGCGCGGCACGCACTCCCCGGCTGGTCCGGGCTGACGGCCAGGGAACGCGGCCGCCGACTCCTCCGGTTCGCGACACGAATGGAGGACGCGGCCGGCGAGTACGCGGCAGCCGAACAGGCGGGCACCGGCAAGCCATTCGCCGACGCCGCCGCCGAAATAGCGCAATGCGCCGACCTCATCCGCTTCTACGCCGGCGCGGCCCGCACCGACCTCGCCCCGGCCGGAGGCCACCGGCTGCCGGCCCGGGAGAGCTGGGTCCGGTGGGAGCCGCTGGGCATGGTGGCCGCGGTGGTGCCGTGGAACTACCCCCTGCTGATGGCGGTCTGGCGGTTCGCCCCGGCGCTGGCGGCCGGCAACACGGTCGTCGTCAAGCCGGCGGAGACGACGCCGGACAGCGCCCTGCTGGCCGCCCGGCACGCGCATGAGGAGCTGGGGCCGGGCGTGCTGACCGCACTGCCCGGCGGGCGGGAGACCGGCCGGCGGCTCGTGGGGAACGAGGGCGTGGACGCCATCGCGTTCACCGGCAGCCGGGCGGGCGGGCTGGACGTGGCGGCCCGTGCCGGGGTGCGCCGGGTCAGCCTCGAACTGGGCGGCAACTGCCCGGTGTTGGTGCTGCCGGACGCCCCCGCGTACACCTGGGAGCGGCTGGCGGACGCCTGTGTGTACAACGCGGGCCAGTCCTGCGCGGCCCCGGCCCGGGTGCTCACCCCGCGATCGTCCTACGAGCGGACGGTGGCCGGGCTGGCCGGCGCGCTGGCCGCTCGTCGGGCGGGACCGGACTTCGGTCCGCTGAACAACCCCGAGCAGCTCAAGCGGTTCGACGGGCTGCTGACGGCGAGCCGGGCCGGCGTCCGGCACGTCGGGCCCGTCGCGCCCACCGAGGACGAGCGGGACGGCTACTGGCGGCCGGCCACGCTCCTCGCCGGCCTGCCGGACGACGATCCGGCCGTGTGCGAGGAGGTGTTCGGGCCGGTGCTCACCGTGCAGGCCGTGCCGGACGAGGAGGCGCTGGTGCGGACGGCCAACGGGATGCCGCACGCGCTCGCGGCGAGCGTGTGGGGCGCGTCGGTGCCCGTGGTCCTGCGGCTGGCGGCCGCGCTGGACGCGGGTGAGGTGTGGGTCAACTGCCACCTGGAGCAGACGGCCGAACTCCCGCACGGCGGGCGGCGGCAGTCCGGTCAGGGCACCGATCTGAGCGTGCTGGCGCTGGCCGAGTACCAGCGGCCGAAGACCGTCACGGTGGCCCTGGAGTGA
- a CDS encoding ATP-binding protein, producing the protein MSASSRDTLSPAPPADAVLGTPDAVVPPPATPWRGPWDRGLPGGPSATAADPRPRAAVPYRPAHAISLPASPRSVATARAFSRRLLAEWGLDALTDDTALLLSELVTNAIVHVPEGTGDVELSLSRTPAHLVARVTDRGGALPRCSLAAKDSENGRGMWLVEQIADRWGHDASPAGKTVWFALPLPDGPRATGGPSGGPADA; encoded by the coding sequence ATGTCTGCTTCCAGCCGTGACACCCTGAGCCCCGCGCCCCCGGCGGACGCCGTCCTCGGCACCCCGGACGCGGTCGTCCCCCCGCCGGCCACACCGTGGCGCGGTCCGTGGGACCGCGGTCTCCCGGGCGGGCCGTCCGCCACCGCCGCCGACCCGCGGCCCCGGGCCGCCGTCCCGTACCGCCCGGCCCACGCGATCTCGCTCCCCGCCTCCCCCCGCTCCGTCGCCACCGCCCGCGCCTTCTCCCGGCGCCTGCTGGCCGAGTGGGGACTGGACGCGCTGACGGACGACACCGCCCTCCTGCTCTCCGAGCTGGTCACCAACGCGATCGTGCACGTCCCCGAGGGCACCGGCGACGTCGAGCTGTCCCTCTCCCGCACCCCCGCCCACCTGGTCGCCCGGGTCACCGACCGCGGCGGCGCCCTGCCGCGCTGCTCGCTCGCCGCGAAGGACAGCGAGAACGGCCGCGGCATGTGGCTCGTCGAGCAGATCGCCGACCGCTGGGGGCACGACGCCTCCCCGGCGGGCAAGACCGTGTGGTTCGCCCTGCCGCTCCCGGACGGCCCCCGCGCCACCGGAGGCCCCTCCGGCGGCCCCGCGGACGCCTGA
- a CDS encoding 4Fe-4S dicluster domain-containing protein, translated as MTYVITEPCIDVKDGACVDVCPVDCIEGAEAEAPQFYIDPARCVDCDLCATVCPVDAIFREEELPEEWGHFTAVNADYFTERAEA; from the coding sequence GTGACGTACGTGATCACCGAGCCGTGTATCGACGTCAAGGACGGCGCCTGTGTGGATGTCTGTCCCGTCGACTGTATCGAGGGCGCCGAGGCGGAGGCGCCCCAGTTCTACATCGATCCCGCCCGCTGCGTCGACTGCGACCTGTGCGCCACCGTCTGCCCGGTGGACGCGATCTTCCGCGAGGAGGAACTGCCGGAGGAGTGGGGGCACTTCACGGCCGTCAACGCCGACTACTTCACCGAGCGGGCGGAGGCGTGA